The following proteins are encoded in a genomic region of Candidatus Methylospira mobilis:
- a CDS encoding DUF2220 domain-containing protein, whose translation MSALVAVLQILRSGSQWRLLPVDVINRQAGVVNGFCSRYGFLDKPLRIRFRMLDPAQAMLPGRDQDIGITHDSFALQEPKIERVFITENEINFLAFPLIADSMVIFGAGYGFDMLAQADWLRRCSIHYWGDIDTHGFAILDQLRAVFPHIESLLTDRDTLMAHEALWGREMQPLRRELPRLNSAESALYDELRDNRIGAGVRLEQERIGYRCLRAVLGKFDSY comes from the coding sequence GTGTCTGCTCTGGTTGCCGTTCTGCAAATTCTTCGATCGGGATCGCAATGGCGTTTGCTGCCCGTGGATGTGATCAACAGGCAGGCCGGTGTCGTCAACGGTTTTTGCAGCCGCTATGGATTTCTGGATAAACCGCTGCGTATTCGTTTCCGCATGCTGGATCCGGCGCAGGCAATGCTGCCGGGCCGCGATCAGGATATCGGTATTACTCACGACAGTTTTGCGCTGCAGGAACCGAAAATAGAACGCGTATTTATTACCGAAAACGAAATCAACTTTCTGGCGTTCCCGCTTATAGCCGACAGCATGGTGATTTTCGGCGCTGGTTACGGTTTCGACATGCTGGCGCAAGCGGATTGGCTGCGTCGGTGCAGTATCCATTACTGGGGCGATATCGACACTCATGGTTTTGCCATTCTCGATCAGTTGCGCGCTGTTTTTCCCCACATCGAATCGCTGTTGACGGATCGTGATACCCTGATGGCGCACGAAGCGTTATGGGGACGTGAAATGCAGCCGCTACGCCGCGAACTGCCGCGCCTCAACAGCGCTGAAAGCGCGTTGTACGATGAGTTGCGCGACAACCGCATAGGCGCAGGCGTCCGACTCGAACAAGAACGTATAGGTTACCGCTGCTTACGCGCGGTGCTGGGAAAGTTCGACAGTTATTGA
- the mutL gene encoding DNA mismatch repair endonuclease MutL, whose amino-acid sequence MTIQLLPPQLINQIAAGEVVERPASVVKELIENAFDAGANAIQVDIEAGGLRLIRIRDDGCGIPRDELQLALSRHATSKIACLEDLEQIASMGFRGEALPSISSVSRLTLLSRTVQDEMGWKVVADGRESAYSVEPAQAQPGTMVEVRDLFYNTPARRKFLKSDKTEFSHIQTLLERLALSRFDLAFRLTHNQKEIFDLKPAPHPDAQAQRLARVCGDEFLQNRLAIDNVSSGMTLSGWAGLPGYSRAQGDLQFFYVNGRLVRDKLVMHALKQAYQDVMYQGRQPVYVLYLTLEPAQVDVNAHPTKLEVRFRETRLVHDFLYRSVQRALAEYRPGTTEIQDPSEESESGLSPERPMASAPFTPVSQPAAVQQRFGSTSYGERRSTPAPNRVQETLRGLSDLYAPRMETKLEQQPGLPKQPPAQPVSGQTPLLGFALGHLHNIYILAENENGLVLVDTHAAHERITYERMKRQFRSGSIARQPLLLPIRLQLTAREADLADEYAAQLEQLGLELTRSGVDTVLIRAVPLALQAGQAEKLVRDVLSDLNEVGHSGRMEEASNAILADMACHGSVRAQRRLEIAEMNALLRELEATENFGQCNHGRPTWVELDAKALDKFFLRGQ is encoded by the coding sequence ATGACTATCCAGTTACTCCCGCCCCAGCTTATCAACCAGATAGCTGCTGGAGAAGTGGTGGAGCGGCCCGCGTCGGTGGTCAAGGAACTGATCGAAAACGCTTTCGATGCCGGAGCCAACGCGATTCAGGTCGATATCGAAGCGGGCGGTTTGCGCCTGATCCGCATACGCGACGACGGCTGCGGCATACCGCGCGACGAGTTGCAGCTGGCATTGTCGCGCCATGCCACCAGCAAGATCGCCTGTCTCGAGGATCTGGAGCAGATTGCCAGCATGGGCTTCAGGGGCGAGGCTTTACCCAGCATCAGTTCGGTTTCGCGGCTGACCTTGCTGTCGAGAACCGTGCAGGATGAAATGGGCTGGAAGGTAGTTGCCGATGGCCGCGAATCGGCTTATTCGGTCGAACCGGCGCAGGCGCAGCCGGGTACGATGGTGGAAGTGCGCGATCTGTTCTATAACACGCCGGCGCGCCGCAAGTTTCTGAAATCCGACAAAACCGAATTTTCGCATATCCAGACCTTGCTTGAGCGTCTTGCGCTGAGCCGCTTCGATCTGGCGTTTCGCCTGACGCATAATCAGAAGGAAATTTTCGACCTGAAACCGGCGCCGCACCCGGATGCGCAGGCGCAGCGTCTGGCGCGCGTGTGCGGCGACGAGTTTTTGCAAAACCGGCTCGCAATTGATAACGTTTCGTCGGGCATGACGCTGAGCGGCTGGGCCGGGCTGCCGGGCTATTCGCGCGCGCAGGGCGATTTGCAGTTTTTTTATGTCAATGGCCGTCTGGTACGCGACAAACTGGTGATGCATGCCTTGAAACAGGCTTATCAGGATGTGATGTACCAGGGCCGCCAGCCGGTTTACGTGCTTTATCTGACGCTGGAACCTGCCCAGGTCGATGTGAATGCGCATCCGACCAAGCTGGAAGTGCGTTTCCGTGAAACGCGGCTGGTGCATGATTTTTTGTATCGCAGCGTACAGCGCGCGCTGGCCGAATACCGGCCCGGCACTACCGAAATTCAAGACCCAAGCGAGGAAAGCGAAAGCGGACTATCTCCGGAACGGCCCATGGCGTCGGCGCCTTTCACGCCGGTTTCGCAACCTGCCGCCGTGCAACAGCGATTCGGGTCCACCTCTTACGGCGAACGCCGTTCCACGCCCGCGCCAAATCGCGTGCAGGAAACCTTGCGCGGATTGAGCGATCTGTACGCGCCGCGCATGGAAACAAAGCTTGAACAACAACCGGGCTTGCCGAAACAACCGCCTGCTCAGCCGGTTTCCGGGCAAACGCCGTTGCTGGGTTTTGCTCTCGGACATCTGCACAATATTTATATTCTCGCCGAAAACGAAAATGGCCTGGTGCTGGTGGATACGCACGCGGCGCATGAACGCATCACCTATGAACGCATGAAACGCCAGTTCCGCAGCGGCAGTATTGCGCGTCAGCCGCTGTTGCTGCCCATACGTTTGCAGCTGACCGCGCGCGAAGCCGATCTGGCGGACGAATACGCGGCGCAGCTGGAGCAGTTGGGTTTGGAGCTGACGCGTTCGGGCGTCGATACGGTATTGATCCGGGCGGTACCGCTGGCATTGCAGGCCGGACAGGCGGAGAAGCTGGTGCGCGACGTGCTGTCGGATTTGAATGAAGTCGGCCATAGCGGACGCATGGAAGAAGCATCGAACGCGATTCTGGCCGACATGGCCTGTCACGGCTCGGTGCGCGCGCAACGGCGTTTGGAAATCGCAGAAATGAACGCGTTGTTGCGCGAACTGGAAGCTACCGAAAATTTCGGACAATGCAATCACGGTCGGCCGACCTGGGTCGAACTGGACGCGAAGGCGCTCGACAAGTTTTTCCTGCGCGGACAGTGA
- a CDS encoding chemotaxis protein CheB → MNNLPVVGIGASAGGLEAFEQFFRNVPADTGMAFVLVSHLDPNHASLLTEILQRSTALPIVEANDRIAVAPNHVYVIPPNRDMTILQGKLRLNIPDESHAQRLPIDTFLRSLAADKGDNAIGIVLSGTGTDGTLGLKAILDGGGVTFVQDPISAKYDGMPSNAIHAGCARFVLPVDEIAKALGSGTRSTVIFQGTPPTPAAISGMNRILMQLRAASGHDFTLYKKSTINRRIEHRMSQHNIDDTDVYARYLKENPHEVHMLFKELLINVTGFFRDGEAFEILKQDILPELFSDKPADYVFRAWVAGCASGEEAYSIAILLYEWLEETHQIFNIQIFATDLDEDAIAFARAGIYPFTVAQDVTPERLHRFFVKEDAGYRINKEVRKKVMFALHNVISDPPFTKIDLLSCRNLMIYLEPELQQRLIPAFHYALRPGGVLFLSPAESIGTHTGLFSPLNRKWKFYRAIRTSTFSRALMTDPLWISDNSSKAPEASIRKSGDGNFAELTRRALLQFYAPASVVTDAKGNILFVFGETGKYLRPAPGQPTLNVIEMAREGLSLDLRAALHAAGQGTPTLGRELSVKTNGGFTSVSLSVRILPGLSSNEGVLLLSFQDVTALSPPRKSLRRKRAATSGQGRIEELERELDYTRENLQATIEEQQASNEELQSVNEELQSSNEELGTSKEELQSVNEELITVNAELQAKIEQLIGVQNDMKNLFDNINVGSIFLDEHLVIRRFTRDAAKIYRLVVTDVGRPLSDIKSAIEDDDLLTEARTVLDTLIPHEREVHITTGGWYLTRIQPYRTLDNVIEGVVLSFTDISARRDAEMAMQDARELAENIINAVREPLIVLEDNMKIVSVSRAFYNKFQATPGETLGRPIYELGNGQWNIASLRTLLENILQQDKTFDDYVVEHDFPGIGYRKMLLNARLITPRVGNKPLILLAIEDVT, encoded by the coding sequence GTGAATAACCTCCCCGTTGTGGGTATAGGCGCTTCCGCCGGCGGGTTGGAGGCATTCGAGCAGTTTTTCCGCAATGTTCCGGCCGACACCGGCATGGCTTTCGTACTGGTATCGCATCTCGACCCAAACCACGCCAGCCTCCTCACTGAAATCCTGCAACGCAGCACGGCTCTGCCCATCGTTGAGGCCAACGACCGGATTGCGGTAGCGCCCAATCACGTCTATGTCATCCCGCCCAACCGCGACATGACTATCCTGCAAGGCAAACTGCGACTGAATATCCCGGATGAATCGCATGCGCAGCGCCTGCCCATTGACACTTTTCTGCGTTCGCTGGCCGCAGACAAGGGCGACAATGCTATCGGCATCGTCCTGTCAGGCACCGGTACAGACGGCACCCTCGGTCTGAAAGCGATCCTTGACGGCGGCGGCGTTACTTTCGTGCAGGATCCGATCTCGGCAAAATACGACGGCATGCCGTCCAATGCAATACACGCCGGATGCGCTCGTTTTGTCCTGCCCGTGGATGAAATTGCCAAGGCTCTGGGGTCAGGTACACGCTCAACCGTTATCTTTCAGGGAACACCGCCAACCCCGGCGGCAATCAGCGGCATGAACCGTATTCTGATGCAGTTGCGCGCTGCCAGCGGCCACGATTTCACACTCTATAAAAAAAGCACCATCAACCGCCGCATCGAACATCGCATGTCGCAACACAACATCGACGATACGGATGTCTATGCGCGCTATCTCAAGGAAAATCCGCACGAAGTACACATGCTGTTCAAGGAGCTGCTGATCAATGTCACCGGCTTTTTCCGCGATGGGGAGGCGTTCGAGATATTGAAGCAGGACATTCTGCCCGAACTGTTCAGCGACAAACCCGCAGATTACGTGTTTCGCGCCTGGGTGGCAGGCTGCGCCAGCGGCGAGGAAGCTTATTCCATCGCCATACTGCTGTATGAGTGGCTGGAGGAAACCCACCAGATCTTTAATATTCAGATTTTCGCTACCGATCTTGATGAAGACGCCATCGCTTTCGCCCGCGCGGGGATATATCCGTTCACCGTGGCACAGGATGTCACGCCTGAACGGCTGCATCGTTTCTTCGTCAAGGAGGATGCGGGCTATCGGATAAACAAGGAAGTCCGCAAAAAGGTCATGTTCGCCCTGCACAACGTCATCAGCGATCCGCCTTTCACTAAGATCGACCTGCTCAGCTGCCGCAACCTGATGATTTATTTGGAGCCAGAACTGCAGCAGCGCCTCATTCCTGCTTTCCATTACGCGCTCAGGCCGGGGGGCGTCCTTTTTCTTTCGCCTGCGGAGAGCATCGGTACGCATACCGGGCTGTTTTCACCGCTCAACCGCAAATGGAAATTCTACCGGGCCATTCGTACCTCGACCTTCAGCCGCGCGCTGATGACCGATCCGTTATGGATATCCGACAACAGCAGCAAAGCACCGGAGGCAAGTATCAGGAAGAGCGGAGACGGCAACTTCGCCGAACTCACCCGGCGGGCGCTGTTGCAATTTTATGCGCCTGCCTCGGTGGTGACGGACGCCAAGGGCAACATTCTTTTCGTGTTCGGAGAAACCGGCAAGTATCTGCGTCCTGCGCCGGGCCAGCCGACTTTGAACGTTATCGAGATGGCGCGGGAAGGCTTGTCGCTCGATCTGCGTGCGGCCCTCCATGCCGCCGGTCAGGGAACGCCTACGCTGGGTCGGGAGCTCTCGGTAAAAACCAATGGCGGCTTTACCAGTGTGAGCCTCAGCGTCCGTATACTGCCCGGTCTGAGTAGCAATGAAGGTGTATTACTGCTGAGTTTTCAGGATGTGACGGCGCTTTCCCCGCCTCGAAAATCATTACGGCGTAAACGTGCCGCAACCTCCGGGCAGGGACGCATTGAGGAACTGGAGCGCGAACTGGACTATACCAGAGAAAACCTGCAGGCCACTATCGAGGAGCAGCAGGCATCCAACGAAGAATTACAATCAGTCAACGAAGAACTGCAATCCAGCAATGAAGAACTGGGAACCTCCAAGGAAGAACTGCAATCGGTCAATGAAGAACTGATTACGGTCAATGCCGAACTGCAGGCCAAGATCGAGCAATTGATCGGCGTACAGAATGATATGAAGAACCTGTTCGACAATATCAATGTCGGCAGCATATTCCTGGATGAACACCTGGTAATCCGACGCTTTACGCGCGATGCGGCAAAAATCTACCGTCTGGTGGTCACCGATGTGGGCCGGCCTTTGAGCGACATCAAATCGGCCATAGAAGACGACGATCTGCTGACCGAAGCCCGGACCGTGCTGGATACGCTGATACCGCATGAGCGCGAAGTACATATTACGACCGGCGGCTGGTATCTGACGCGTATTCAGCCTTATCGAACCCTGGACAATGTGATTGAGGGCGTGGTGTTGAGCTTTACCGACATCAGCGCGCGTAGAGATGCCGAGATGGCCATGCAGGATGCGCGAGAACTGGCCGAAAACATCATTAATGCGGTACGCGAGCCGCTTATCGTACTGGAGGACAACATGAAGATCGTCTCGGTCAGCCGCGCGTTTTACAACAAGTTCCAGGCCACGCCGGGAGAGACTCTGGGCCGCCCGATCTACGAATTGGGCAACGGCCAGTGGAATATTGCTTCTTTGCGCACATTGCTTGAAAACATCCTGCAACAGGATAAAACATTTGATGATTATGTGGTTGAGCACGACTTCCCCGGCATCGGTTACCGAAAAATGCTGCTCAACGCCCGTCTCATTACGCCTCGAGTCGGTAATAAGCCATTAATCCTGCTGGCAATAGAGGATGTAACGTGA
- the recC gene encoding exodeoxyribonuclease V subunit gamma — MNNETELNTGIAVIHSNRLEQLRDLVTYWLQTHPLAPLENEIVLVQSAGMGQWLKQELAADSALGIAGAMEMQLPARFLWNLYRAVLGDAEIPDEQPLGEAVLLWRLYRLLPEWVQQSGCSSLQKFLHDDGDQRKRYQLAERLADLYDQYQVYRADWLTDWARGRDVLRSAEGIARDLPDDQRWQAQLWRNLQADAAMDSAAASSRADVHERFLALGDALDRRPAGLPRRVIVFGISSLPQQTLEALARLGRFSQIVLCIHNPCRHFWADIVEDKDLLKAERKRQARKPGMPALLSDAELHLYANPLLAAWGKQGRDYIRLLDHFDHTENYCDWGWPDNRIDLFEDYADVGKPSLLQQVQQAILDLEPLPESGVCSEIAADSSIAFHIAHSPQREVEILHDQLLERFQLAEQGGKRLSPRDVIVMVPDIDTYAAQIRAVFGQMGRDDPRYIPFSLADQRERGQNPMLVALEQLLNLPDARFSVSEVLALLEAPCLRERFAIREQDIPRLHLWIEGAGIRWGLNARQRTQGLDMPVSLEQNTWEFGLRRMLLGYALGAGAAFDGVQPYEEIGGLEAQLVGALAHLLETLERYWHSLRQDATPAQWQERLLALIEDFFDDSHDRDRKTRGRLLQSLEAWRSVCEQGGIVDEALPVTVVREAWLSALDEPGLTQRFLGGCVNFCTLMPMRAIPFRIVCVLGMNDGDYPRSHQPHSFDLMSNLHGGYRPGDRSRRQDDQYLFLEALLSAREQLYISWVGRSVRDNALRPPSVLVAQLRDYLRLGWRLPGAGNGQSLLERLTLEHPLQAFSGRYVARDRDSRLFTYAREWHRQEKQSPISVIPLPDGISDDSIDLSLTALARFLRYPVMSFCNESLKLWFDADHAVSEDNEPFDFDGLDCWMLGSGFLHSAQASQVDESAKEAFFAQQRTLLARKGQLPLGGFARLAHDAIAAPAWQSWLSASTAYREWPLAVDTQDIQLEFESSLADKTVRISLSGNLAGLRQDPNSGHYALIQLSPQPLFNKDQFKWRNLVRSWVLHLAACASGLPLQTLQIGSDQGVILSPIARDRAQDYLQILVHAWQQGMEKPLPVDCETAFAWLLAYEKNQDAAKADDAARKRYEGDEFTAGTLKFDPYLNRFYPDFSGLSRAGFADWTRALYEPMMQHVNADG; from the coding sequence GTGAACAATGAAACCGAGCTGAATACCGGCATCGCCGTCATCCATTCCAACCGGCTGGAACAGCTGCGCGATCTGGTGACCTACTGGCTGCAAACGCATCCGCTGGCGCCGCTGGAAAATGAAATCGTGCTGGTGCAAAGCGCCGGCATGGGGCAGTGGCTGAAGCAGGAACTGGCAGCCGATAGCGCGCTCGGCATCGCCGGCGCGATGGAAATGCAATTGCCGGCGCGCTTTCTGTGGAATCTATACCGCGCGGTGCTGGGCGATGCCGAAATTCCCGACGAGCAACCTTTGGGCGAGGCGGTATTGCTATGGCGGCTGTACCGTTTATTGCCGGAGTGGGTGCAACAATCCGGCTGTTCGTCCCTGCAAAAGTTTCTGCATGACGACGGCGACCAGCGCAAGCGCTATCAACTTGCCGAACGTCTGGCTGATTTATACGATCAGTATCAGGTTTACCGCGCCGACTGGCTGACGGATTGGGCGCGCGGACGCGATGTGCTGCGCAGCGCCGAAGGTATTGCACGCGACTTGCCCGATGACCAGCGCTGGCAGGCGCAACTCTGGCGCAATCTGCAGGCCGATGCGGCTATGGATAGCGCAGCCGCGAGCAGCCGCGCGGACGTGCATGAGCGTTTTCTGGCGCTTGGCGACGCTCTCGACCGCCGCCCTGCCGGGTTGCCGCGCCGGGTTATCGTTTTCGGAATTTCTTCCCTGCCGCAGCAAACGTTGGAGGCATTGGCCAGGCTCGGGCGTTTCAGTCAGATCGTGCTGTGCATACACAATCCCTGCCGCCATTTCTGGGCCGATATCGTCGAAGACAAGGATCTGCTGAAAGCCGAGCGCAAACGTCAGGCGCGCAAGCCGGGCATGCCCGCGCTGTTGAGCGATGCGGAGTTGCATTTATACGCCAATCCGCTGCTGGCGGCCTGGGGCAAACAGGGCAGGGATTATATCCGGCTGCTGGATCACTTCGATCATACGGAAAATTACTGCGATTGGGGCTGGCCCGATAACCGCATCGATTTGTTCGAAGATTATGCCGATGTTGGCAAGCCGAGCCTGTTGCAACAAGTGCAGCAAGCCATACTGGATCTGGAACCGTTGCCTGAGTCCGGTGTTTGCTCCGAAATAGCAGCCGACAGCTCGATAGCCTTTCATATCGCGCATAGCCCGCAACGCGAAGTCGAAATTCTGCACGACCAGTTGCTGGAGCGATTTCAGCTGGCGGAGCAAGGCGGCAAGCGTTTGTCTCCGCGCGATGTTATCGTGATGGTGCCGGATATAGATACTTATGCCGCGCAGATCCGCGCCGTCTTCGGACAGATGGGGCGGGACGATCCGCGTTACATACCGTTCAGTCTGGCCGATCAACGCGAGCGCGGACAAAACCCGATGCTGGTCGCGCTGGAACAGCTGTTGAATCTGCCCGATGCGCGTTTTTCCGTCAGCGAAGTTTTAGCGTTGCTGGAGGCGCCGTGCCTGCGCGAACGTTTCGCGATTCGCGAGCAGGATATACCGCGCTTGCATCTATGGATAGAAGGCGCGGGCATACGCTGGGGGCTGAATGCCCGACAGCGTACGCAAGGTCTCGATATGCCGGTATCGCTGGAACAGAACACCTGGGAGTTCGGTCTGCGCCGCATGCTGCTGGGCTATGCGCTGGGCGCGGGTGCAGCCTTCGACGGCGTGCAGCCCTATGAGGAAATCGGGGGGCTGGAGGCGCAACTGGTCGGTGCGCTCGCGCATCTGCTGGAAACCCTGGAGCGTTACTGGCACAGCCTGCGGCAGGACGCGACGCCGGCGCAATGGCAGGAACGCCTGCTGGCGTTGATAGAGGATTTTTTTGACGATAGCCATGACCGCGACCGCAAAACACGCGGGCGCCTGCTGCAAAGCCTGGAAGCCTGGCGTAGCGTTTGTGAGCAGGGCGGCATTGTGGACGAAGCCTTGCCGGTTACGGTGGTGCGCGAGGCCTGGCTGTCCGCGCTGGATGAACCCGGTTTGACGCAGCGTTTCCTGGGCGGCTGCGTCAATTTTTGCACGCTGATGCCGATGCGCGCCATTCCGTTCCGTATCGTCTGCGTGCTGGGCATGAATGACGGCGATTACCCGCGCAGCCATCAACCGCACAGCTTCGATTTGATGAGCAATCTGCATGGCGGCTACCGGCCCGGCGACCGTTCGCGCAGACAGGACGATCAATACCTGTTTCTGGAAGCCTTGCTGTCGGCGCGCGAGCAACTCTATATCAGCTGGGTTGGGCGTAGTGTGCGCGATAACGCATTGCGCCCGCCTTCGGTACTGGTAGCCCAGCTACGCGATTATCTGCGGCTGGGATGGCGTTTACCCGGAGCCGGCAACGGACAGTCGTTGCTGGAGCGGTTGACGCTGGAACATCCGTTGCAGGCTTTCAGCGGGCGCTACGTCGCGCGCGATCGCGATTCGCGTTTGTTCACCTACGCGCGCGAATGGCACCGGCAGGAAAAGCAGTCGCCGATAAGCGTAATTCCACTGCCCGACGGCATTTCTGATGATTCGATAGACCTGTCTCTGACCGCTCTGGCGCGGTTTCTGCGCTATCCGGTCATGAGTTTTTGCAACGAAAGTCTGAAGCTCTGGTTCGACGCGGATCATGCCGTCAGCGAAGACAACGAGCCCTTCGACTTCGACGGCCTGGATTGCTGGATGCTGGGTAGCGGGTTTTTACACTCAGCCCAGGCGAGTCAAGTAGATGAGAGCGCGAAGGAAGCGTTTTTTGCGCAACAGCGCACGCTGCTGGCGCGAAAAGGGCAATTGCCGTTGGGCGGTTTCGCGCGTCTGGCGCACGACGCCATCGCCGCTCCGGCCTGGCAGAGCTGGCTGTCGGCAAGTACAGCCTATCGGGAATGGCCGTTGGCGGTAGATACGCAAGATATCCAACTGGAATTCGAGTCGAGTCTAGCTGATAAGACCGTCCGCATCAGCCTGAGCGGTAATCTGGCCGGTTTACGGCAAGACCCGAACTCAGGCCATTACGCACTGATACAGCTGAGTCCGCAGCCGCTATTCAATAAAGACCAGTTCAAATGGCGCAATCTGGTGCGGAGTTGGGTGCTTCATCTCGCCGCCTGCGCTTCCGGTCTGCCGCTGCAAACTCTGCAGATCGGTTCAGACCAAGGCGTAATTCTGTCCCCGATCGCGCGCGATCGCGCGCAGGATTATTTGCAAATACTGGTTCACGCCTGGCAACAGGGCATGGAAAAACCGCTGCCTGTCGATTGCGAAACCGCTTTTGCCTGGCTGCTGGCTTATGAAAAAAACCAGGACGCAGCCAAGGCCGATGATGCGGCGCGTAAGCGCTACGAAGGCGATGAATTTACTGCAGGCACGCTGAAATTCGATCCTTATCTCAACCGGTTTTATCCCGATTTTTCCGGTTTGAGTCGGGCAGGGTTTGCGGATTGGACGAGAGCGCTTTATGAACCTATGATGCAGCATGTTAATGCGGATGGATAA
- a CDS encoding PAS domain-containing protein, which translates to MERRPDWIKKRQSLRKKSEDVLAGVSQADKALLPYEVLQHELLVHKVELEMQIEELRRSHIAMEEARDLYVDLYDFSPVGYITINRECLISEINLTGAALLGVDRAKLVNRRFSQFISPQDQDRWHSLFLKTMKDTGTEKQAFVFEMTRSDGFTFHAYLDCRRRESLDAPPTLRLVMIDIGKIKQAEAEKSSV; encoded by the coding sequence ATGGAGCGAAGGCCTGACTGGATAAAAAAACGCCAATCGCTAAGAAAAAAGTCGGAGGATGTGCTTGCCGGCGTATCTCAGGCAGACAAGGCATTGCTGCCTTATGAGGTATTGCAGCATGAGCTTCTGGTACATAAGGTCGAGCTGGAGATGCAGATTGAAGAGTTGCGAAGAAGCCATATCGCAATGGAAGAGGCCAGGGATCTCTATGTGGATCTTTATGATTTCTCCCCGGTCGGCTACATCACCATCAACCGGGAATGCCTGATTAGCGAAATCAATTTGACTGGGGCTGCATTGCTTGGCGTTGATCGCGCCAAACTGGTCAATCGCCGTTTCTCGCAGTTTATTTCTCCTCAAGATCAAGACCGTTGGCATAGCCTGTTTCTGAAAACAATGAAAGATACCGGAACCGAGAAGCAAGCATTCGTTTTTGAAATGACGCGTTCCGATGGTTTCACCTTTCATGCCTATCTCGACTGCAGACGCCGGGAATCTCTGGACGCGCCCCCCACATTGCGTCTCGTGATGATCGATATTGGTAAAATCAAGCAGGCTGAAGCGGAAAAGTCCAGCGTATGA
- a CDS encoding Crp/Fnr family transcriptional regulator encodes MVALYNSRRQNFLLDSLPVAEFERLFPHLELVPMPLGNVVYEYGDKLRYAYFPTTCIVSLLYVMENGASAEIAVVGSDGVIGVALFMGGGTMPNRAVVQSSGHAYRLHASLVQQEFNLNGPLFRLLLRYTQALITQTALTAVCNRFHSVDQQLCRWLLLSLDRLDGNELTMTHDLIGNMLGVRREGVTAAVGKLQQAGLISYHRGQIKVLDRPGLEARVCECYQVVRTECDRLFPLPRCD; translated from the coding sequence ATGGTAGCTTTATATAACTCCCGCCGACAAAACTTTCTTTTAGACAGCTTACCCGTAGCCGAATTTGAGCGTCTTTTCCCTCATCTGGAACTGGTTCCGATGCCGCTCGGCAACGTTGTCTACGAGTATGGGGACAAGTTGCGTTACGCCTATTTTCCCACGACCTGCATCGTATCGTTGCTTTATGTCATGGAGAATGGCGCGTCAGCCGAAATCGCCGTAGTCGGCAGCGATGGCGTCATCGGTGTCGCCCTTTTCATGGGCGGTGGAACCATGCCTAATCGAGCCGTGGTGCAGAGTAGCGGCCATGCCTATCGGCTGCACGCATCGCTGGTACAACAGGAGTTCAACCTCAACGGGCCGCTGTTTCGTTTATTGCTGCGCTATACCCAGGCGCTGATTACCCAGACGGCGCTGACGGCGGTTTGCAACCGGTTTCATTCGGTCGACCAACAGCTCTGTCGCTGGCTGCTGCTAAGCCTCGACCGGCTGGACGGAAACGAGTTGACTATGACTCATGACTTGATTGGCAATATGCTGGGCGTGCGCCGCGAAGGTGTAACGGCTGCTGTCGGGAAATTGCAGCAAGCGGGGTTGATTTCTTACCATCGGGGTCAGATCAAGGTGCTGGATCGGCCGGGACTGGAGGCGCGGGTCTGTGAGTGCTATCAAGTGGTCAGAACGGAATGCGATCGCCTGTTTCCCTTGCCCCGCTGTGATTAA